The DNA segment GATGCAAAACCAATGTGATATGGTTCACCGGTTTGGCGAAACTTTTCATGTAATCTTAAAATAAGCTCCATATCTTCTCCGATCGTTCTTTCAAATCCTCCAACGTCTAATACGGCGGATTTTTTGAATAGGCCAAATGCTCCTGAAATGATCATCAATGCGTTGTATCGCTGCCAACCGATACGACTAGTTAAAAAGGCTCGAAAATATTCAATAACTTGAAACCGTTCAATCATCTTTTGAGGTACTTTAGTTTTAACGATCTGCCCATCTTTTATGTCACTACCATTTGCAATCCGAACCATTCCACCTACTGCAATCGTTTCTTCATGTTTAAGAAATGGCGAAACGATTCGCAACAAGGCATCTTTTTCAATGATACAATCCGCATCGATCGCACAAAACAACGGATACACTGACGCATTAATACCTGCATTTAATGCGTCTGCTTTGCCACCATTTTCTTTGTCTAATAAAATCAAATCTGAATATGTATGTGATTTATAAGCTTGTCTGATAGGAGTTGTTTCAATTTTCATATCGCTATCTAGTTCTACAGGATATAAATCAAAAAACTGAATGAGCTTATCCATTGTCTGATCAGTTGATCCGTCATTAACGACGATCACTTCAAATTCTGGGTAATCTAACTGCATAAAAGAGTGGACACTGTCCACAATTGTTTGTTCTTCATTATAAGCAGGCACTACAATAGAAATCGGTTTAGTATAATGAGTAACACTTGTAATATTTGTTTGAATAATTCCAACAAATTCTCTTAATCGTTTCCAAGATACAACGATAAGAATAAGATACAAGGCTGTAACGGTAATGGAATAGCCTAAAATAAATAAGCTGTAAAAGTAAATGAATTTTTCTATCAGTATCACTTAGTTTCACTCCTTTTGGTTTGTAGTTGTGTCAGTTGATCAGCATTTTCCAATACCTCAACTTTCTGATTAATTATGGCATTATCTGGATAACGTTTTTTCAAGGTGTTCATAGCATTATGGCGTACCCACCAGTTTTCGTCCTTTAGCATATCGGTTAATAATTTCAGCTCACCAGGTGCATTTAATAATGAAAGATTTTTTGATACTA comes from the Carnobacterium sp. 17-4 genome and includes:
- a CDS encoding glycosyltransferase family 2 protein: MILIEKFIYFYSLFILGYSITVTALYLILIVVSWKRLREFVGIIQTNITSVTHYTKPISIVVPAYNEEQTIVDSVHSFMQLDYPEFEVIVVNDGSTDQTMDKLIQFFDLYPVELDSDMKIETTPIRQAYKSHTYSDLILLDKENGGKADALNAGINASVYPLFCAIDADCIIEKDALLRIVSPFLKHEETIAVGGMVRIANGSDIKDGQIVKTKVPQKMIERFQVIEYFRAFLTSRIGWQRYNALMIISGAFGLFKKSAVLDVGGFERTIGEDMELILRLHEKFRQTGEPYHIGFASDAVCWTQAPDSYKGLESQRIRWHRGLFDSLNRHRKMISNPKYGSVGLASMPYFFLVELLGPVIEMVGYIVMALAIYLNILSSTVALIFLVTCLMGILFSYSAILFEEISYKRYGNLKDILLLFMVSILEQFYYRQLTVWWRVKAFFNYSKGSKQWGTIERKNFDSKIKNQ